The Streptomyces sp. HUAS CB01 genome has a segment encoding these proteins:
- a CDS encoding DedA family protein, translating to MHLNGVIEAAGWWSYAVMFLLTAAETSAFIGLLVPGEAVVLLASAIAGRGELNAFLLAAVVVTGAVTGDSLGYALGRRCARGHRERRRTYNAGTRQRRWRGSNATTGQARRRSSHATTDQGRRRSSNALTGHGTGRARAFLTHHGAAAVFTSKFIGFARTFVPYAAGASGMPYRRFLRWSAAASLVWGCGTVALGCFAGAAAIEFLHSAGLVGALALSAVTVPALIVVKIRARRRRHRPPASSAVVASGGPSRPSVRRALHDFTHAQEK from the coding sequence ATGCACCTCAACGGTGTGATCGAGGCGGCCGGTTGGTGGTCGTACGCCGTGATGTTCCTCCTGACGGCCGCTGAGACGAGCGCCTTCATCGGGCTCCTGGTGCCCGGTGAGGCGGTCGTTCTCCTCGCCTCCGCGATCGCGGGCCGGGGCGAACTTAACGCCTTCCTCCTCGCGGCTGTTGTGGTGACGGGTGCCGTCACCGGCGACAGCCTCGGCTACGCACTGGGCCGCCGGTGCGCGCGAGGCCACCGCGAACGCCGACGGACGTACAACGCCGGTACCCGCCAAAGACGTTGGCGCGGGTCGAACGCCACCACCGGCCAAGCACGCCGGCGTTCGTCGCACGCGACCACCGATCAGGGACGTCGGCGCTCGTCGAACGCCCTCACCGGCCATGGGACAGGACGCGCCCGTGCCTTCCTCACCCACCACGGTGCGGCCGCGGTCTTCACGAGCAAGTTCATCGGCTTCGCGAGGACCTTCGTGCCCTACGCCGCTGGCGCGTCGGGCATGCCGTACCGCCGCTTCCTGCGCTGGAGCGCCGCGGCGTCACTGGTCTGGGGCTGCGGCACGGTGGCCCTCGGCTGCTTCGCCGGTGCCGCGGCGATCGAATTCCTGCACTCGGCCGGCCTGGTCGGCGCCCTGGCCCTCTCCGCGGTCACCGTGCCGGCCCTCATCGTCGTGAAGATCCGCGCGCGCCGCCGACGCCACCGACCGCCCGCCAGCTCCGCGGTCGTCGCGTCGGGCGGGCCCAGCAGGCCCTCGGTGCGCAGAGCCCTCCACGACTTCACCCACGCACAGGAGAAATGA
- a CDS encoding PEP/pyruvate-binding domain-containing protein — protein sequence MRFEAADWAVVPLDNPLAHDPSIIGAKAAHLARAAMAGLPVLPGFVLVPASRVSGATIGPEPPRTGHEALRAAWRTLAEERDTRLPLVVRSSSRHEDSAESSMAGHFDSVLDVRGWEDFVSAVRTVLASARRIRPLRPTAEQPPTGDDMAVLVQPMLTSAVGGVMFGADPVEGRTDRILVSAVRGGPDQLVGGGTQGTRYQLTRYARVVGGDSAAHDGPLSRGQLVRLVSLARKTQRLFGSPQDMEFGFDGEGRLWLFQARPITAMTRRPPRGARLLGPGPVAETLPGVLQPLEEDLWLTPMSQGLTLALDIAGAAPRRRLRGLPVVRTVRGRAVADLRLLGVVPPAHPLLDRVNPAPGARRAAAAWRVGRLRSALPLLALDLMADVDRALAEFPPPAEMLSGRLVDAVAWGRQTLSALHAQEALAGALLRADHGATAAGEALAELAEGRSRKLTDEQLIARHPVVLTLLPPALAARPPLPATDPVTALPRGVGVLPAREGLRLRIRWVQEMQVRMLAQLADRLAGGHGTLPVSRLALLRWDEVVHAAQGGGLPADLADRVSRPDAGTLPVAFRLADGVPVAAPTGASSAPDQGQGAGGGFGAGTAWDGQGQRPERPVLIVASLDPALAPLLPDLAGLVAETGSPLSHLAVLAREYHVPTAVGVIGATVRFPAGTPLTVDGGTGAVTGRDVPRIASVTAGQEPAA from the coding sequence ATGCGATTCGAGGCTGCGGACTGGGCCGTGGTGCCACTGGACAACCCACTGGCCCACGATCCGTCCATCATCGGCGCCAAGGCCGCCCACCTGGCCCGCGCCGCCATGGCCGGACTGCCCGTCCTGCCGGGATTCGTCCTGGTGCCCGCCTCGCGGGTGTCCGGAGCCACCATCGGCCCGGAGCCACCGCGCACAGGTCACGAGGCGCTGCGCGCCGCCTGGCGGACGCTGGCCGAGGAGCGGGACACGCGACTGCCGCTCGTCGTGCGCTCCTCCTCCCGCCACGAGGACTCCGCGGAGTCCTCGATGGCCGGGCACTTCGACTCCGTACTGGACGTGCGGGGCTGGGAGGACTTCGTCTCGGCGGTAAGGACCGTCCTCGCCTCCGCCCGGCGGATCAGGCCGCTGCGCCCGACCGCGGAACAGCCTCCGACCGGCGACGACATGGCGGTGCTGGTGCAGCCGATGCTCACCTCGGCCGTCGGCGGTGTGATGTTCGGAGCCGACCCCGTCGAGGGCCGTACCGACCGCATCCTGGTCAGCGCGGTGCGCGGCGGCCCCGACCAGCTCGTCGGGGGCGGCACCCAAGGTACGCGCTACCAGCTCACCCGGTACGCCCGCGTGGTGGGCGGCGACTCGGCCGCGCACGACGGCCCGCTCTCCCGAGGGCAGTTGGTCCGGCTGGTGAGCCTCGCCAGGAAGACCCAGCGTCTCTTCGGCAGCCCGCAGGACATGGAGTTCGGCTTCGACGGTGAGGGGCGCCTGTGGCTGTTCCAGGCACGTCCCATCACCGCGATGACCCGGCGTCCGCCGCGCGGCGCCCGCCTGCTCGGACCCGGGCCCGTCGCCGAGACACTTCCCGGAGTGCTCCAGCCCCTGGAGGAAGACCTCTGGCTGACTCCCATGTCCCAGGGGCTCACACTGGCGCTCGACATCGCCGGAGCCGCGCCACGGCGCCGACTGCGCGGCCTGCCCGTGGTGCGCACCGTACGAGGAAGGGCCGTCGCCGACCTGCGGCTGCTCGGAGTCGTACCCCCCGCCCATCCCCTCCTCGACCGCGTCAATCCCGCACCCGGAGCACGGCGTGCGGCGGCGGCCTGGCGAGTGGGCCGGCTGCGCTCCGCGCTCCCGCTGCTGGCGCTCGACCTCATGGCCGACGTGGACCGTGCCCTGGCCGAGTTCCCGCCGCCCGCCGAGATGCTCAGCGGCCGGCTGGTGGACGCGGTCGCCTGGGGACGGCAGACGCTGTCCGCCCTGCACGCCCAGGAGGCCCTGGCCGGCGCGCTCCTGCGCGCGGACCACGGCGCCACCGCCGCGGGCGAGGCGCTGGCCGAACTGGCCGAGGGCCGTAGCCGCAAGCTCACCGACGAGCAGCTCATCGCACGCCACCCGGTCGTGCTGACGCTGCTGCCCCCCGCACTGGCCGCCCGCCCGCCACTGCCGGCGACGGACCCGGTCACCGCGCTGCCGCGCGGGGTGGGTGTCCTGCCCGCGCGTGAAGGGCTGCGGCTGCGCATCCGATGGGTGCAGGAGATGCAGGTACGGATGCTGGCGCAGCTGGCCGACCGGCTGGCTGGCGGGCACGGGACGCTCCCCGTGTCCCGGCTGGCACTGCTGCGCTGGGACGAGGTGGTGCACGCGGCACAGGGTGGGGGACTGCCTGCCGACCTCGCCGACAGAGTGTCCCGCCCGGACGCCGGTACGCTCCCCGTCGCGTTTCGTCTGGCCGACGGCGTGCCCGTGGCCGCGCCCACCGGGGCGTCGTCGGCGCCGGACCAGGGACAGGGGGCGGGCGGCGGCTTCGGCGCCGGCACGGCCTGGGACGGGCAGGGCCAGCGCCCCGAGCGTCCGGTCCTGATCGTCGCCTCCCTGGACCCCGCTCTGGCACCTCTGCTGCCGGACCTCGCCGGGCTCGTGGCGGAGACGGGCAGCCCGTTGTCGCACCTCGCCGTCCTGGCCCGTGAGTACCACGTGCCCACGGCCGTCGGTGTGATCGGCGCGACCGTGCGCTTCCCGGCCGGCACACCGCTGACCGTCGACGGCGGGACGGGAGCGGTGACCGGACGCGACGTGCCCCGGATCGCCTCCGTGACGGCGGGACAGGAGCCGGCGGCGTGA